The Streptomyces sp. NBC_00335 DNA window GCAGTTGCCAGGCGAGCGGGGCGGTCGCGGAGCTGGCCACGGTGGCCCGCTTGGGGCCGTCGGGCAGGTAGCCGAGCTGGTTGACCCGTACAGGCGTGTCGGCAGCGGCCGCCACGGTGGCGGCAGCCGCGACCGGAACGGTCAGGGCTGCCGTGGACAGGCCGCCGACGGCCAGCGCGAGGCCGGCGAGCGCAGCGGCCGCGCGACGTGGCACGCCGCGGGCGGAGGTGACAGGAGGCACGGTGAAGCCTTCCTCGGGGGGCGGCTTGGAGTGGGAGCGCTCCCAATCAAGCCAGGCGCCCGGCGGGAACGTCAAGGCGCCTTTCCGAAAAGGCGGTTGAGGGACCTTTCCCCGAGACCAGGCCGCGTTTCAGACACCCGGGGCGTGAGGGACGTTGCCGTAGTAGGCGTCCGGTCCGTGCTTACGGGTGAAGTGCCGCTCCAGCAGGTGCTTCGGCGGTTCGGAGGCTTCCCCGAGGCGGGACCCCAGCGCCAGCGTGTGCAGCGCCATCTCCGCCACGGCCTCGCAGACGATGGCGTTCTCCAGCGCCGCCTGTACGGGGATCGGGCGGCGCGCCTGAGCGAAGGCGACGGCGTGCGTCGAGTGCGTGTGGGTGACGCCGCCGATGGAGGGGAAGGCCCCGTAGAGGCACCGATGGGTGTCGGTGGACGGCCTGAGGCGTCCCCTGAGCCTGGACACGCACTGGTACGAGCGCAGCACCTGGTTGTGCTTCGGCAGCGACTGCTACCCGAGCGACGTCTACCTGTGCCACGGCGAATGCAAGACCTTCGCCGGAGTCACGTACGCGCTCCCGAGGCAGTCCTTCCACGGCACCATGCAGACAGTGGTCGACTTCCTGGCCTCCCATCCGCAGGAGGTGGTGACCGTCTTCCTCGAGGATTACGTCAGCGCCGAGCAACTCCGGCAGTCACTCGGCAGGGTCCGCGGGATCGACCCGCTGCTGTTCCGGCCCGACGAGTGGGGCGTACGGCAGCAGGGCTGGCCGAAGGTGGCCGACCTCGTCACCACCGGCAAGCGTCTGATCGTCTTCTCGGACCGGTCCGACCGCGAGCACTTGGGCGTCATGTACGACAAGTCCTGGACCGTGAGCAACTACTGGAGCCTCGGCGACCTGGGCGACGACCTCGCGTGCGTCACCCGCTGGCCCGACGTGCCCCTGGACCGGCAGGAACCCGGATTCCGGCGGCTGTTCACGATGAGCCACCACCGCAACGTGCCCACGGTCCTCACCGCGTCCCTGGACAACGGGGCCAAGCTCAGGAACCGCATCGCGGAGCAGTGCCGGACCGCCAGCGGGGGCCGCACTCCGAACTTCGTCTCCGTCGACTTCCACCGCCTGTCCGACGGCAGCGGACACACCCCCGCCTCGATCGTCGCGGAACTCAACAAAGGCCCCTGAGAAGCGGCGGCGACCGGACCGCGAGCCGCGAATCCGTCACCCGCCGGACCCTCACCCTACGGACTGAGCTGTGCCGGTCTGGCGCCGGACGTCGTCAGTGCCGGCCGGGTGTGAGCCTCCGCGGCACCGCGGCCACCGGTGACGACTCCGGGCCCCGGGCCGGGCCGAGGCCTGCGTCGGCCGTGGCCCGGCCGACCGGGCAGCGGAGCCGCCCTACACCGTGCGGCCGACTCGCCGTCCCCCCAAAGGGCCAACGGACCGCGTCCCCGGAGCGCCTGCGTGCCCCCCGGGGGGCACGCCTCGTTCCATGGGACGTCTCCCCCCACCGGAACGGCTGCTCCATGACATTCACACCGCACTCCCGGCTCACCCGCAGGGCTCTGGTATCCGCCGCGCTCGCGGTCGGAGCCGCCTCCATCCTGCCCACCGCCGCCGCCTCCCCGGCCAGGGCCTCCACCGGTCCCCGGGCATTCCAGCGCCGCGACGACCACCCGGCACCCGAGATCACCGACTGCGCCGGCTGGGGCGCCCGCGAGGCGTCCGAACCCGTCGTACTGCTCGCCTCGCGGCCCGAGAAGATCATCATCCACCACACGGCCACGGCCAACGTCACGGACTACTCGCGGGAGCGGGCCCTCAGACTCGCCCGTGCCATCCAGACGTACCACATGGACATGCAGGGCTGGATCGACACCGGCCAGCACTTCACCATCAGCAGGGGTGCCTTCGTCCTGGAGGGGCGGCACCACAGCCTCGCCGCGCTGGACGCCGGGGCCCGGACGGTACGCGGCGCCCACTGCGTCGGCCAGAACGACGTGGCCATCGGCATCGAGAACGAGGGCACCTACATGACGGTGCAGCCTCCGCCGGCGCAGTTCTCCGTCCTCGCCGACCTGTGCGCCCGCGTGTGCCGCCAGTACGACGTGCCGGCCTCCGAGATCTACGGGCACCGGGACTTCAACAGCACCGCGTGTCCCGGTGACACGCTCTACGCGCTGCTGCCGAAGCTGCGCGAGGACGTCGCCCGGCGACTCGGAAGCGCCGAGCCCGTGCCGCTGCCGCGCCGGCCCGAACACCCTCCTCTCGACTGGCCCGCCGACCCGGCGGCGGGGGCCGACGCTCACTCGGAGTACGTCCCGGAAGGCCTGCTGGGGTCTCCGCGCCACGGCTGACACGCACGGCGCCGACGGCTCACGTCACGGTTCGGTACGGTCGTCGCCCCCCAACGGCCCGACCGTCAGCAGCAACCGCTCCGTGGGACCGGGGCTCCAGCCGGTCCGGGAGGTCCGGGGTGTCCGGGGTGTCCGGGAGGAATCGGAGGCTCTCCGGGGTGTGGCTCGCACGATTCGTCCCATGGCCGCCCCTCGGCGCATTCGTCGCACTGCGGAGGCGGATCCACGGGTATCCACGGGTATCCACGGGTATCCACGGGTGACGTCGTCCCGCGTCCTGTTCTGCCCGTTCACCTCCCAGTCGTTGGTGCCGGGTACCGGCCTGCTGACGAGCTGATCCGGTGCGGGACCGGTGGATTCGAAGCCGCCGCCCGTCAGCACGCTGCCGGCCGGGCAGGACACCTTTGAGGTCCCCGGCACCGAGCCCAGGTCGATTCCGATGAGCGCGCCTTCGGGACTGTCGATGGTCGCGGAGACGGAGTGGGTGGCGAGGTCGATGACGGATACCCCGTGCGCGCCGTTGGGGTGGCTGACGTACAGCCGGGCTCCGGTGGGGGAAACCGCCGTTTCCGCGGGTTCGTGTGACCGCCCGACCCCCTTGGCGCACCGGCTCGGGGGCCGGCCCGTACCGTCCCCTCACCCGAGGCTGGGGCATTGGGCCGCTCGTGGTCATCGTCTGATGGTCCTGGCTTATGCCCTGTTCTTCCTCGCCTACGCCGTCATCCTGGACCTCTGACCAGCCCGGATGCCCCGTACGCCATCACCGGCCGGTCCCCCCTGCGGTCGACACCCCCACCCCCGCGGGGGACCATGGAGTGACTGCGGCGCGTCGACGCGCGGGCAGGCACAGTGCCCGATCGTGCGCGTCAGGACCCCTGACGAGGAGTAGCACCATGCACCGACGCCCGCACATCACCGCCGCTCTGATCGCACTGGGGATCTCTGCATTCGCCGCGGCGCCGACGGCGACCGCACTTCCCGCTGCGGCGCCCGCCGCCACCTGCACCGTGTCCGCCGCGGACCCGGCGGGGCGGGTCAGCCTCTCGGGCGAGGGGTTCGCGCAGGGCCAGGCCCTGTTGTCCTCGCCGGGTGCGGCGCCGACGACTTTCAACGTTCCCGACGGCGGGGCCTTCACGATCGGGAGCAAGCCCGACGACAGGTACGCGGTGACGCAGGCAGGGAGCACCACGCCGTGCACCGGCGGTGCCAAGCCCTCCACCACGCCGGGCACCACCTACAAGGCCGGGCTGACCGCGGGCTGGGACGCCGTGGCCGACAACTGCGACGCCAGGCCCCCAGCCTCGGCGAACAAGGCGTTCTCGGACGGCTGGACCAAGGGTGCGGCCGTGGCGAAGGAGACCTTCTGCAAGTGAGGGCGCGCCGCAATTCGGTGTTCTGGACGGCCCCGCCGCACGATCATGGAAGGGTCACCGCCACTCGATCGGCTTCAGCTGATTGCGGCGCCACCAGTCGGCAAGGGGGCCCTGGTGTTCGAAGACCCGGGCCTGCCGGATTCGTGGTGGGAGGCGCTGACCTCTTCGCTGGACGCCCTTGCCGCACGGCAGGCGCCACGGATCGCGACACCGGACACCGTGACGATCACACAACCGTGACGATCACACAGGGGAAGGTGACCGCGACCCTCGGGGAGGTCTTCCCCAGCATCACCGATACGCGGATCGAGCGATGGGTACCGGCTCATGCGGATCTGACCTGGGCCAACGTGATGGGACCAGATTTCTCGATCATCGACTGGGAGGACTGGGGTACGGCTCCACGGGGATTGGAAGCCGCAACGCTGTGGGGCAACGCGCTTGCCGTCCCGGCGCTCGCGGACCGCGTCCAGCAGGAACGGCGTGCGGACTTGGAGAGCCGGGACGGGAAGCCGATGTCGCTCTTCTTCCTGTCGAAGATCGTCGGGCTCCACGCATGCAACGAGGATCCGCTGCTGGTGCCGGCCCGAAAGGAGACCGATCGGCTGATGGCCGAGCTTCAGTTCCGACGGTGTGGGTCGAGGGCGCGGAGCCAGCGCTTCGGAGGCCTCAGCTGCACAGATGCCGGACCCTCCGTCCTCCGCCTCAGCCCTAAGGCCTCTCCCCGCTACTGAACATCGAGGAGTGGCAGCCGCAGCACGCCGTCGGAGCCGACACCTCGGCGTTGGTCCCGACGGAAGGTCCACAAAGACGAGCGGCTACTTCTAGGCCCCTACCTGAAGGGTGCCGGCGCCGATGGCGCCTCGGAGGACGTGGGCGATCTCCTCGGGCTTGAGGTCGATGCCGTCGAGGCCCTCCACGGTCAGCGGGACTTCCTCCAGGGCATACGCGCCGCGTCCCTCGGCCCTGAACTCCGGCCCGGTGCGGTCCTCGAAGGACCACGTCGCGATGCGGGCGAGGTAGAAGAGCTGGCGCTCACCGTCGGACTCCATCGTGTGGAGGAGCCGGATGATGTCGGCCTTCCCTGCGATCTCCTCGTGGATCTCCCGGTGGAGGGCAGCCTCGCGAGACCCGTCGCCGTGCTCGACGCCCCCGCCGGGGAGCACCCAGTACTCAGGGATGTCGGGCTTGGTACGGCGGATGACCAGCATCGTGTCGTCAGCGGTGACGAGGACGGCGCGGACTCGTTCCTTCATTTCGGTCTGTCTCCTTGCTTGTTGGTGGTCTCAGTGGAGCAGCCGGCCGCCATCGACGTGGACGGCGTTCGATCATGCCGGGGGTCAGGGCGTGGCAGGTGCGGTAGTGGGCGGTGAGGTTCACGTCGAGGCAGTAGCTCCAGGCGGCTTCGTCGGTGTCCTGCCAGGGGACGCGAGGGTGAGAGCCTGCGTTGTTCACCAGGATGCCGATGGGCCCGATCTCGGCGCGGACGAGATCGGCCATGCTCTGGACGGCGTCGGTATCGGTCAGGTCGGCGTTCACTGCGATGCCGGGGCTGCCGTCGCGCTCGAAGGCGGCGTGGAGGGCGTGGGCGTCGGGGACTTGGCCAAGGTGGTTCACCGCGACGGTCGCTCCGGCTGTCGCGAGCGTGCGCCCGATCTCGGCGCCGATGTCGGTGACCCCGCCCGTGACAAGGGCGGTGCGGCCTTGGAGCGGTCGGGCTTGGAGAGGGGGCTCAAGCAGGGGCAGTCTCGTGGCCACGCACTACGGCCCGTACAACACCATCTGCGGAATCGGCATCACGGTCGGCAACCTCCTGACAGGCGTGGCACCGGACTTCGCGCACGATGCCGGAGTGCCGACACTGCCATGGGTGGCGCTGGGGTTGCTCGGCCTGGCCTGCGCAGTCGCGCTCTACGTCCTGCACCGGACGGGCCGTCTGTCACCCGCCCAGATCGGGGGAGGACGTCAGACCGTCGCCGCCTGACCGGAGCGAGGATGCACCGCTGTTTCCCTCCGTCAGTTCTTGTCGAGCAGCTGGCCAAGCCGTTCGGACCTCTCCGCCCCTGCGGCGGCCCCCCTCCACCGCCGACCCGTTGGCACCGGGCTTGCCCCGCATCAGCGTCAGGTTGGCCAGGGCGCCGGCGGCCCAGCACTGGGTGCCCGCCAACTACGGGCAGAACCACGACCGGCTCCGGTCCCTGAAGCGCCGCTACGACCCCGGAAACCTAGTTCCGCCTGAACCACAACATCACATCGTGATGCACGACGCCTGGGGCTACGCCGCCCAGGCTAATCCCTTAGAAGGCGGCTTAGAGCGAAGGTTCGGATACACCAGCCTCCTTGTTCCAGGCCGCCGCACACACCCTCTCGACCAGTATGGGTACGGTCATGAGTGCGTGCTCCTTCTTCTTTCACCGTCGTGTTCGCCACAGCCTTGCCGCGAGCCGGAGGGAGAAGTTCACTGACCACCGACCTGAGTGCCGCCTGCCCGCGGCGTGGGAGCTCGGTGCAAGGCGAGCTGGCTCCCCTTGCCGTACGTCTGCGCGCTCTCTTCGTCCCCTGGATCACCCCGAACGGCACTCGGGATCCACGGCCGTTCGTCGGCTCTCGAAGCGTTCAGACAGGTGCGCCCTCTGGCGAAGCCCTCCTGGCCAACACGGTGGTGCGCCGCGGTCGGCCTCGGCGTCGCCGCCTGCAGCTGTCCGACACTTCGGCAGTCGCGAGGCCATTGGAGCCCACGCGCCTCGACGCCACTTCGCCATCGAGCAGGGCAGCCGGAGGGGGACCCCGCGCGGGCCGCTGACGCAGGCCGGGGCCATGCCCGTGCGGCGGTTGTGCCCGGCCCGTCCGCAACCCACTACTCGTGTGGGCGGGTCGGCCCACAGCCCCGCGAGCAATCCAATGAACCAGGAGCCGACGTGCCCACTCAACGCATCGACGTGCTGCACCCTGCCGACATGAGCCCGACAGACCTGCAGTTGTGGAGCGCGCTGCGGGCCAGGACGGCGCCCGTCGCCAATCCCTTCATGAGCCCTGAGTTCTGCCAGAGGGTCGGCCGTGTCCGGCCGGGCGCCAGGGTGGCGGTCGTGCGCCAAGACGGCGAGCCCGCCGGCTTCTTCCCCTTCGAGCGGGGCCGGTGGGGCCGCGGCCGTGCGATCGGCCTGGGCGTTTCCGACTGCCAAGGCGCCGTCCTGCACCCCGACGTGCACGTGGATCCGCACCAACTCCTGCGCGCCAGCTCCCTGAGCGTCTGGGAGTTCAACCATCTCGAAAGCGGCCAGGACCTGTTCCTGCCGTTCGCCACAGGGCGATTCGCCTCCCCCGTCATCGATCTCAGCGGCGGCTACACCCACTACGAGAACCTGCTCCGATCACGCTCCCGCACGTTCCTGAAGTCGACCCTGGCACAGGACCGCCGGCTGGGACGCCGGGTCGGGCCGCTGAGGTTCGTGTTCGACGAACGAGATCCGGCGGCCTTGCGGACGCTGATGGAATGGAAATCCGCCCAGTACCGCCGTACAGGCCGGCGCGACCGATTCGCCCAGAATTGGATCAACAACCTGGTGAGCAACCTGGCCAGCACGGACACACCCGACTGTTCGGGCCTGCTATCGGTGCTCTACGCAGGCGACAGGCCTGTCGCCGCGCACTTCGGGCTGCGCTCACGCACCGTGCTGTCGTACTGGTTCCCCGCCTACGACCGGGGTTTCGCCCAGTTCTCCCCCGGTCTCGTTCTCCATCTCCGCATGATCGAGGCGGCTGCTGCCGCCGGCATCGAAATGCTCGACCTCGGCAGGGGGGATGCCGCCTACAAGGATTCCCTCAAAACAGGAGAGCTGACGGTTCATGAAGGCGCTCTTCTGCGGCGCAGTCCCGGTGCGGCTCTCCACTGGTTCAGCCGCGAACCTGCACGTGCTGTCCGCCGCTTCGTGCGAGAGCGGCCCCAGCTCCGGACCGCAGCCGTACACATCCTGGAAGCAGTCGGCAAGACGCGTGACCGCCGCCCTTGAGATGGAGCCACCCGTCGTCGAGTTCCATGAGCCACGTCCTGGCCGCAAGTCGCGGCGACGGCGTCAACACCGCGCATTGTCGACTGTCCACAGCGTCCCGCCCCGGCCTGCGGGACGGGCCGCAAGCCGACCTCAGCCTCGGGCGAGAGCTCACGCAGAACCGTCCATGACAGCCGGAAGGTCCCAGACCTGGCGCCCCCCCTTGGCGTCGCCCTGCTGGACGACACCCCTGAGCTTCCAAGTCAAGAATCTCACTACTCGCCAGTAGCGTCAGCAAAGGGTCAGCATTCGTCCGACCAGGCCTCGCCACACCTTGCCCTACGCGGGGCGCACCCCAAGATCAAAAACGCTGCCGGGAGACCCTAATGACGTCCACCGGGCCACGGAAACCGGAACGAAGCGAAAGTCTCCACCCTGATCCACTCCCGACAGCAGCGGCGCAGCTCAACGCACTCTCCCCCTGGGCTTCAGACGAGTTGGAGGCAGTTCCGGAGCCGGAATCGGAGCGCCGTCGTAGCCCTTGACCTCGCCGTAGCGGGTGCCGTTCATCCAGTCTTCGCGGAAGCCCGCGATGTCCTCCTGGGACCGTCCGATCCAGTTCCAGAACATCACGATCTCCTCCTCGAACGGCTCTCCGCCCAGCAGCATCAGGCCCGCGTCCGAGACCGCGCGCAAGGGAAGGTCCGTGCGGCCGCAGCCGAGGTAGAGCATGGCGCCCGGGAGGAGCGGGACGCCGTCGACGTGGGCTTCGCCCGACATGGACAGGACCGCGTACTCGAAGTCCGGGTTCAGCGGGAGGCGGGTTTCCGTGCCCGACGCCAGGGTCAGGTCCGCGCCGACGATCGGGCTGTACGCGGTTCCGGGTGAGGTCGCCGTGTCCAGGGTGCCCAGGATGACCGTCGCCGTCAGGCCCGGGGCGGTGACCTGCGGGAGGTCGGCGTGGTGCTGGAAGTGCGGGTCCACGTCGCGGTGGGCGTCCGGGAGGGCCACCCACAGCTGCGCGCCGTGCAGGAGGCGGGCGTGCGGGCGCGGGCTCTCCTCGGAGTGGCTGATGCCCCGGCCGGAGGTCATCAGGCCGAGCTCGCGCGGGCGGATCGTCGCCAGGCTGCCGACGCTGTCGCGGTGCAGCACCTCGCCCTCGTGGAGCCAGCTGACCGTCTGGAGGCCCGAGTGGGGGTGCGGGGCCACCGCCATGCCGGGCTCGTCGGCGATGTCGTCGGGGCCGTAGTGGTCGACGAAGCACCAGGCGCCGACCATGCGGCGGCCCAGGTTCGGCAGGAGTCGGCGGACCTCGGTGGACTCGCCGAGTTTGACGGTGCGCGGGCTCAGGAGCTCGCGCACGGGCTCGGCGACGACGAACCCGCGGCCGCCGCAGGTGGAGAGAGCGGGCTGGCGATCGAGATTGCTCATACCGCACAACTTAGTCCCGGCGCCGCCGCCGAGGTCAGGGGAATGTGCGTACGGATCCACGTGTTGAGCAGCCCGACGGAACGACGATCAGGGCAGCAGAGAGGGCCTTCCTCGGTACAGGACCGTACGGAGGAAGGCGAGGAAGGGATCCGATGGACGTGAGCAGCGCGAGGGACGTGACGGGCGCGATCGACGCGCAGCAGGGCTACCTGGAGCACGGGACCACCGCCGAGCGCTGGGACCGCGGCCGGCTCTTCTTCGAGGCGAAGGAGTACGCGAACGCCGCCCGTGTCCTGCACGGCGTGGCGGCCGAGGCCCCCGAGCTGCTGGCTCCGCGGCTGCTGCTGGCCCGCGCCTACTACCACTCCGCGCAGCTTTCCAAGGCCGAGGGCGAGCTCCGCGGCGTTCTGGACCGCTGGCCCGTGGAGGACTACGCGCAGCTGATGCTCGGGCGGACGCTGGAGCGCCAGGGCCGGGCCGCCGAGGCGGCTGCGTACCTGCGGATCGCCGCCGCGATGGCCGGGGATTTCCCGGAGTAGGGGTGGCGGAGCCGCCCCGGGGCGGGGCCTCGGCGGGGGGCGTGTAACGCGCCGCCCACTCTCCCGGCCCCGCCCGTGCGGGACCGGGGGTGTCCCTCGGTTAGCCTGGGGTCAATATGAACCGTCTGACCACGCCCTTCGGCTCCTACGAGCTCGCCCGCTTCCCCGAGGACCCGCGCGACCGGCTCTTCGCATGGGACGCCGCCGACGAGTACCTGCTCCGCCACCTCGAATCCGGTACGGGTGAACGCGGCCCGGTGGATCTGGCCGGCGCCGGGCAGATCACGGTGATCGGTGACCGCTGGGGGGCGCTGACGACGGCGCTGGCCGCGCACCACCCCACCCAGATCACCGACTCCAGCCTGACCCGCTCCGCCACCGCCGCCAATCTGGACCGCAACGGCATCGGGACCGCCAAGAGCACCGTGACGCTGCTCACGACGCAGGACGCGGTGCCCGAGCGGATCGACGTGCTCCTGGTGCGGGTGCCCAAGAGCCTGGCGCTGCTGGAGGACCAGCTCTACCGCGTGGCCCCGCACGTGCACGCGGGCACCGTGGTCGTCGGCACCGGCATGGTGAAGGAGATCCACACCTCCACCCTGCGGCTCTTCGAGAAGATCCTCGGTCCGACGAAGACCTCGCTGGCCGAGAAGAAGGCCCGGCTGATCTTCTGCACGCCCGGGAACCCCGGAGCCGCGCATCCCCGGACCGACGGTCCGTGGCCGGTGACCTACACCGTCGACCAGGACGCCGGGTCGGGCTCCGGGCTGACCGTGGTCAACCACGCCGGGATCTTCTGCGCGGACCGCCTCGACGTCGGCACCCGCTTCTTCCTCCAGAGCATTCCGACCAACACCGACGGCGCCCGCGTCGTCGACCTGGGCTGCGGCAACGGCATCGTCGGCACGGCTGTCGCGGTGGCCGACCCGGAGGCCGAGGTCGTCTTCACGGACGAGTCGTACCAGGCGGTGGCCTCGGCCGAGGCCACGTACCGTGCCAACATCCAAGGACGCCTGGACCGCGCCGAGTTCATCGTCGGAGACGGCGTCTCGATGCTGCCGCCCGGTTCGGTGGACCTGGTGCTCTGCAATCCGCCCTTCCACTCCCACCAGGCGACGACCGACGCGACGGCGCTGCGGATGTTCGCGCAGTCGCGCAAGGCGCTGCGGCCGGGTGGCGAGCTGTGGGTGGTGGCCAACCGTCACATGGGGTACCACACCCACCTGCGCCGCCTCTTCGGCAACAGCGAAGTCGCCGCGAGCGAGCCGAAGTTCGTGGTCCTGCGGGCGGTCAAGCGGCGCGAGCAGCCCCGCGGCGCGTGACCTGTCGCCTTCGCGCGAGGAGGCCCGCCGGTCCCGGAACACTCCGGGGCCGGCGGGCCTTCTCGCTCAAGGGCCGAGGGCCTCAGCGGTGGGCGGGGAACTCCACCACCTGCTGATAGGTGGGCCGGTTCTGCCAGTTGATCTGCGGGTGGGCCAGGCCGCCCACCGGGCGCTGCACGATCGCGTCCGCGCACCACTGGTTGCCCGCGGCGCAGGTTCCGTCCGCCGGATACACGGCGGCGGGGGTGGCGGCCGCCGCCTGCTTGAGCGTCGCCGTCATGGCGTCGCGGCATCCGGAGAGCGAGCCGCCCCCGCAGTACGTCCGGGCCAGCGGTCCGGACACCGGGCGGCCGAGCACCGTACGCAGGTCCTTGTCCACGTAGCTCCACCAGCCGTACTGGAAGGCCGAGCCGGCGTGTGAACCGGTCGGCCCGTGGCCCGCGTTGGGCGCCTCGTCGATGGTGAGCGAGGCGCGCAAGGCGTCGTAGAGCGGCGCCCCGAGGCCGGGCTTGAACTCGGCCTCCACGAGCAGCGGCCACCAGGCGTCCATGATCCGTACGGCGTCCGCGTGCGCGTACGTCTTCGAACCGCGTGCGGTCTCCTTGCGCTCGGTGCCCGCGGCCTGCCAGGCGGCGAGCTTGTCGATCGCGGCCCCGACGGCCGGATCGGTGACGGGCGCGCTGCGGAGCACGGCCAGCAGCTCGGGCAGCAGGTTCTCGGCGCGCAGGTCGGTGACGGCCGCGTCGGCCATGGCCTGGGTGAGCTTGGCCCGGGTCACCCCGCCGGCCGCGACGAGCGGTTTGACGCGCTGGTCGAGGAGGTCCCCGCGGTGCACGGAGCCCATCCCGAAGCCGGCCGCACCGTACCCCTTGGCCTGCTTGTTGTTCCAACTGATGTAGTAGTCCTGGCCGATGGACTGCGGGTGCTCTGACGGCGGGGTGTAGGCCGCGGTGTTGGCGGCCGGGTCGAAGTCCTGCCATTCGTAACCCTGCTTGCCCTGGATGGGCAGCGCCGCGTCGACTCCGGCCGGACGCACCGGGTTCGACCCGCTGTTGTAGTAGGCCGCTTCGCGCGAGTCGGCGTAGAACCAGTTGAAGGCGTAGCCGATGTGCCGGGCCGCCTCCTGGAAGGTGCGGGCGTCCTTCACGTAGGAGGGGTCGTTGAACATCTGGAAGCCGATGATCGAGTCGGCCTCGTGGCGGTACGTGGAGCGCAGCGCGGTGTAGGCCACGGGCTTGCCCGCGATGGTCGCGCGGTGCGTGACGATGCCGTAGTTCGTGCGCCAGACCCGCATCCGGTAGGAGCCGCCCGGGGTGGGGTCGGCGACGGAGGACTTCCAGGTGTTGGTGTGTTCCAGCTTCTCCATGGGCGTGCAGGTGCCGCGGTAGAGGTACGAGGTGCTCGCCCTGGTGGGGGCGCCGCCGCCGGACTCGCACAGTTCGACGGCGAAGGTGTCGGTGATGTCCTGGCCGGCCGAGGTGGCGCTCCAGGCGTAGTCCTGGCCGCGTCCGAGCTGTACGTACATGCTGACGCCCGCGAAGGAGGCGCCGCGCGCGCTGATGCCCGGGCCCTGGAGCTCCTGGAGCATGAGGAGTTGGGGCGCGAGATAGCCGGTCTGCGGGCCGAAGACGGCGACCGGGTGGCCGCTCGCGGTCTTCGCGCCGGAGACGAGCAGGGCGTTGGACATGCTCTGCTTCAACGGCTTGGGCGGGGTGGCCGCGGCCGCCGTCGCGGCCGAGCCCGTACGGTCGTACACCAGCTGCTCGGCGGTGACCGAGCCGGCGTCGGGCAGCGCCGCGCCCTGCGGGTCGGCGGGCTTCTGCGTGTAGGGGAAGCTCGTCCCGTCGTGGACGGTGAGCACGGCTTCGGGGTCCTCGCGCTGGCGGAAGGACTCCCAGACCCGGGTCCCCTCCTCCAGGCCGTACGTCTGCTGCGCGGACAGCAGGGAGAGCGCGGCCTGGACTTCGCCGCCTCCGCCGCCGCCGAACAGGCCGCCCACGACGGAGGCGAGGGCGATCAGGTCGGTGAGCTTGAAGGGCTGGATCTCCCCGGCGTTGGTGATCGAGTTGATGTGCCCGGTCAGCACGTACTCGCCGGGGAAGTAGCGGCCGTTCTTGGACTGCACGCGGTAGGCGTTGATGCCGTCGATGTACGCCTGGGCGTCCTCCATCGCGAGCCGCCCGCGCTCGCCCTCCCCGGTCCGGATCCGGTCAACCTGGGCCTGGAGGTCCGCCTCGGTGTACGGGGCCTGCGGCCAGAACTGCTGCTCCAGGCCCTGGTTGGCGAGGGCGCCGCCCGCGAAGGGGGTGAGGTCGCCCCGGCCGACGTGCCGGAAGAGGTCCATCTGCCAGAGCCGGTCCTGGGCTGCCGCGTAACCGGCGCCGAAGGACGTCCCGTAGCGGGTGGTGCCCTTGATGTGGGGGACGCCGCTCTTCTTGTCCCGGGTGATGGTGACGTCGGAACGCGGGCTGCTGGTGGACTCGACCTGGTCGGCCGGGACGCCGAAGGAGGCGTCGTTGAAGAACTCGTTGACCTTGGCGTCGGTGAGGCCGGGATAGCCGGCCACCAGGGAGTCGTAGCGCGCCAGTTGGTCGGAGGTGTGGGCGGGCAGCGTGCCGAATGCCTTGTGGGCGAGGATCTGGGCGAGGGTGGCGTTGCCGCTCTGGCCGGGCGGCAGGATGT harbors:
- a CDS encoding peptidoglycan recognition protein family protein, producing the protein MTFTPHSRLTRRALVSAALAVGAASILPTAAASPARASTGPRAFQRRDDHPAPEITDCAGWGAREASEPVVLLASRPEKIIIHHTATANVTDYSRERALRLARAIQTYHMDMQGWIDTGQHFTISRGAFVLEGRHHSLAALDAGARTVRGAHCVGQNDVAIGIENEGTYMTVQPPPAQFSVLADLCARVCRQYDVPASEIYGHRDFNSTACPGDTLYALLPKLREDVARRLGSAEPVPLPRRPEHPPLDWPADPAAGADAHSEYVPEGLLGSPRHG
- a CDS encoding NUDIX hydrolase, which codes for MKERVRAVLVTADDTMLVIRRTKPDIPEYWVLPGGGVEHGDGSREAALHREIHEEIAGKADIIRLLHTMESDGERQLFYLARIATWSFEDRTGPEFRAEGRGAYALEEVPLTVEGLDGIDLKPEEIAHVLRGAIGAGTLQVGA
- a CDS encoding SDR family NAD(P)-dependent oxidoreductase; translation: MATRLPLLEPPLQARPLQGRTALVTGGVTDIGAEIGRTLATAGATVAVNHLGQVPDAHALHAAFERDGSPGIAVNADLTDTDAVQSMADLVRAEIGPIGILVNNAGSHPRVPWQDTDEAAWSYCLDVNLTAHYRTCHALTPGMIERRPRRWRPAAPLRPPTSKETDRNEGTSPRRPRHR
- a CDS encoding BBE domain-containing protein; its protein translation is MPANYGQNHDRLRSLKRRYDPGNLVPPEPQHHIVMHDAWGYAAQANPLEGGLERRFGYTSLLVPGRRTHPLDQYGYGHECVLLLLSPSCSPQPCREPEGEVH
- a CDS encoding GNAT family N-acetyltransferase, whose product is MPTQRIDVLHPADMSPTDLQLWSALRARTAPVANPFMSPEFCQRVGRVRPGARVAVVRQDGEPAGFFPFERGRWGRGRAIGLGVSDCQGAVLHPDVHVDPHQLLRASSLSVWEFNHLESGQDLFLPFATGRFASPVIDLSGGYTHYENLLRSRSRTFLKSTLAQDRRLGRRVGPLRFVFDERDPAALRTLMEWKSAQYRRTGRRDRFAQNWINNLVSNLASTDTPDCSGLLSVLYAGDRPVAAHFGLRSRTVLSYWFPAYDRGFAQFSPGLVLHLRMIEAAAAAGIEMLDLGRGDAAYKDSLKTGELTVHEGALLRRSPGAALHWFSREPARAVRRFVRERPQLRTAAVHILEAVGKTRDRRP
- a CDS encoding pirin family protein, producing the protein MSNLDRQPALSTCGGRGFVVAEPVRELLSPRTVKLGESTEVRRLLPNLGRRMVGAWCFVDHYGPDDIADEPGMAVAPHPHSGLQTVSWLHEGEVLHRDSVGSLATIRPRELGLMTSGRGISHSEESPRPHARLLHGAQLWVALPDAHRDVDPHFQHHADLPQVTAPGLTATVILGTLDTATSPGTAYSPIVGADLTLASGTETRLPLNPDFEYAVLSMSGEAHVDGVPLLPGAMLYLGCGRTDLPLRAVSDAGLMLLGGEPFEEEIVMFWNWIGRSQEDIAGFREDWMNGTRYGEVKGYDGAPIPAPELPPTRLKPRGRVR
- a CDS encoding tetratricopeptide repeat protein yields the protein MSSARDVTGAIDAQQGYLEHGTTAERWDRGRLFFEAKEYANAARVLHGVAAEAPELLAPRLLLARAYYHSAQLSKAEGELRGVLDRWPVEDYAQLMLGRTLERQGRAAEAAAYLRIAAAMAGDFPE